The Benincasa hispida cultivar B227 chromosome 11, ASM972705v1, whole genome shotgun sequence genome has a segment encoding these proteins:
- the LOC120091876 gene encoding expansin-A12: MVAMVYYGNNNNGFVCWVLFWFIFMAVGLGEFFVYGDNNAWFNAHATFYGVDQNPTSLGGACGYDNTFHAGFGVNTAAVSGVLFRGGEACGACFLVICDYNVDPKWCLRRRAVTVTATNFCPSNNNGGWCDPPRSHFDMSSPAFLTIARQGNEGIVPVLYKRVSCKRRGGVRFTLRGQSNFNMVMISNVGGSGDVKVAWVKGSRTRTWMPMHRNWGANWQANVDLRNQRMSFKLTLVDGTTLEFVNVVPSSWRFGQTFSSMIQFS, from the exons atggtTGCTATGGTTTATTATGGGAATAATAATAATGGGTTTGTTTGTTGGGTTttgttttggttcattttcatGGCAGTTGGTCTTGGTGAGTTCTTCGTCTATGGGGATAATAATGCTTGGTTTAATGCTCATGCAACTTTCTATGGAGTTGATCAAAACCCTACTAGTCTTG GAGGAGCATGTGGTTACGACAATACATTCCATGCGGGATTTGGAGTAAACACAGCGGCGGTGAGCGGCGTACTTTTCAGAGGTGGAGAGGCCTGCGGCGCTTGCTTTCTAGTAATTTGCGACTACAACGTCGACCCCAAGTGGTGTCTCCGCCGCCGTGCCGTCACTGTCACCGCCACAAACTTCTGCCCGTCCAATAACAACGGCGGCTGGTGCGACCCCCCTCGGTCCCATTTCGACATGTCGTCACCTGCTTTTCTTACCATTGCTCGTCAAGGCAACGAAGGCATTGTCCCTGTCCTTTACAAGAG GGTGAGTTGTAAAAGAAGAGGAGGGGTTCGATTCACGTTGAGAGGACAATCAAACTTCAACATGGTGATGATATCAAATGTTGGGGGTAGTGGCGATGTGAAAGTTGCATGGGTAAAAGGGTCGAGGACGAGGACGTGGATGCCCATGCATCGAAATTGGGGGGCGAATTGGCAAGCCAATGTCGACCTCCGAAATCAAAGAATGTCGTTTAAGCTCACTCTAGTTGATGGAACAACATTGGAGTTTGTCAATGTTGTTCCTTCCTCTTGGAGGTTCGGGCAAACATTTTCATCCATGATTCAATTCTCCTAA